Proteins encoded in a region of the Globicephala melas chromosome 1, mGloMel1.2, whole genome shotgun sequence genome:
- the PPFIA4 gene encoding liprin-alpha-4 isoform X2 → MCEVMPTINEGDPLGSPHGTDADANFEQLMVNMLDEREKLLESLRENQETLAATQSRLQDALHERDQLQCHLNSALPQEFATLTRELSMCREQLLEREEEISDLKAERNNTRLLLEHLECLVSRHERSLRMTVVKRQAQSPSGVSSEVEVLKALKSLFVHHKALDEKVRERLRVALERVTTLEEQLAGAHQQVSALQQEAGVQDGVAEEEGTVEQGPKCLWKHDAGQVEELQELLEKQNFELSQARERLVTLTATVAELEEDLGTARRDLIKSEELSSKHQRDLREVSKGLGPTLSFWVQALAQKEDVEKRITTLEKRYLAAQREATSIHDLNNKLENELANKESLHHQCEEKAQHLQELLEVAEQKLQQTMRKAETLPEVEAELAQRIAALTKAEERHGSTEEHLRQLEGQLQEKNQELARVRQREKMNEDHGKRLSDTVDRLLSESNERLQLHLKERMAALEEKNTLIQELESSQRQIEERQHDKGRLSEEIEKLRQEVDQLKGRGGPFVDGIHSRAHIGSAADVRFSLSATAHAPQGLHRSYSALREESAKDWEPSPLPGVLVPTATPAFDSDPEISDVDEDEPGGLVGSVDVVSPSSHSDAQTLAMMLQEQLDAINEEIRMIQEEKESTELRAEEIETRVTSGSMEALNLTQLRKRGSIPTSLTALSLASASPLFSGRSTPKLTSRSATQDLDRMGVMTLPSDLRKHRRKLLSPVSREENREDKATIKCETSPPSSPRTLQLEKLGHPALSQEEGKSALEDPGSNPSSSNSSQDSLHKGTKRKGIKSSIGRLFGKKEKGRLIQLSQDGATGHVLLIDSELGLQEPMVPTKLGTQAEKDRRLKKKHQLLEDARRKGMPFAQWDGPTVVSWLELWVGMPAWYVAACRANVKSGAIMSALSDTEIQREIGISNALHRLKLRLAIQEMVSLTSPSAPPTSRTSSGNVWVTHEEMETLATSTKTTLAYGDMNHEWIGNQWLPSLGLPQYRSYFMECLVDARMLDHLTKKDLRVHLKMVDSFHRTSLQYGIMCLKRLNYDRKELEKRREESQHEIKDVLVWTNDQVVHWVQSIGLRDYAGNLHESGVHGALLALDENFDHNTLALVLQIPTQNTQARQVMEREFNNLLALGTDRKLDDGEDKVFHRAPSWRKRFRPRDHHGSAMLSAMLSASAEALPVGFRVSTLGPLQPPPAPPKKIMPEGAAGKAPRASCARTNPPLCVLPRLPTPPSRDGGGAETGDLHGSDLLLLTPPPAPGLTGLCPWLGHTLTISTDTCSPPSGTSYSPQGQLPSAWFHRLGEPLTLLLGPLTPTAPSLISQNILSTP, encoded by the exons GAATTTGCCACCTTAACCCGGGAGCTGAGTATGTGTCGGGAGCAGCTtctagagagggaggaagagatatCAGACCTGAAAGCAGAGCGGAATAACACGAGG TTGCTTCTGGAACATCTGGAGTGCCTAGTGTCCCGTCATGAGCGGTCACTGAGGATGACTGTGGTGAAGCGTCAGGCTCAGTCACCTTCAGGGGTTTCCAGTGAGGTGGAGGTGCTGAAGGCTCTCAAGTCACTGTTTGTGCACCACAAGGCCCTGGATGAGAAG GTGCGAGAGCGGCTCCGGGTGGCCCTGGAGAGAGTGACCACCTTGGAAGAGCAGTTGGCAGGTGCCCACCAGCAG GTGTCTGCCCTACAGCAGGAGGCAGGGGTTCAGGATGGAGTGGCAGAAGAGGAGGGGACTGTGGAACAGGGACCGAAATGCCTGTGGAAG CATGACGCGGGCCAGGTAGAAGAGCTGCAGGAGCTCCTGGAGAAGCAGAACTTTGAGTTGAGCCAGGCCCGGGAGCGACTGGTCACCCTGACAGCAACCGTGGCCGAACTTGAGGAGGACCTGGGCACGGCCCGCCGGGACCTTATCAAGTCGGAGGAGCTGAGCAGCAAACATCAGCGGGACCTCCGGGAAGTGAGCAAGGGCCTGGGCCCGACCCTATCTTTCTGGGTGCAG GCTCTAGCCCAGAAGGAGGACGTGGAGAAGCGAATAACCACACTGGAGAAGCGCTACCTGGCTGCTCAGCGTGAGGCCACATCGATTCATGACCTCAACAACAAACTGGAGAATGAGCTGGCCAATAAGGAGtccctgcaccaccag TGTGAGGAGAAAGCCCAGCATCTGCAGGAGCTACTGGAGGTAGCAGAGCAGAAACTGCAGCAGACGATGCGCAAGGCTGAGACGCTGCCAGAGGTGGAGGCTGAGCTGGCCCAGAGAATTGCAGCCCTCACCAAG GCTGAAGAGCGGCATGGCAGCACTGAGGAGCACCTGCGGCAGCTGGAGGGACAGCTGCAGGAAAAGAACCAAGAGCTGGCAAGG GTGCGCCAGCGGGAGAAGATGAACGAGGACCACGGCAAGCGACTGTCAGACACCGTGGACCGACTGCTTAGCGAGTCGAATGAGCGCCTGCAGCTCCACCTCAAGGAGCGCATGGCGGCCCTGGAGGAGAAG AACACACTGATCCAAGAGCTGGAGAGCTCCCAGCGGCAGATTGAAGAGCGGCAGCATGACAAG GGCCGCCTGTCTGAAGAGATTGAGAAGCTGCGCCAAGAGGTGGACCAGCTGAAGGGTCGAGGAGGGCCATTTGTGGATGGCATCCACTCCAG GGCGCACATAGGCAGTGCAGCAGATGTGCGGTTCTCCCTGAGCGCAACCGCCCACGCACCTCAAGGTCTGCATCGTTCCTACTCAGCACTGCGGGAAGAGTCTGCCAAG GACTGGGAGCCATCTCCACTGCCTGGGGTGCTGGTCcccacagccacccctgcctTTGACAGTGACCCTGAGATCTCTGATGTGGATGAGGATGAGCCAGGGGGTCTGGTGGGCTCCGTGGACGTTGTCTCCCCCAGCAGCCACTCAGACGCCCAGACCCTGGCCATGATGCTGCAGGAGCAGCTGGATGCTATCAACGAGGAGATCAG GATGATCCAGGAAGAGAAGGAGTCCACAGAGCTCCGTGCTGAGGAGATTGAGACACGAGTGACTAGTGGCAGCATGGAGGCCCTAAATCTGACCCAGCTGCGCAAACGTGGTTCCATCCCCACCTCTCTGACTGCCCTGTCCCTGGCCAGCGCATCCCCTCTGTTCAGCGGCCGCTCCACACCTAAGCTTACTTCCCGCAGTGCTACCCAGGACCTGGACCGAATGGGGGTCATGACCTTG CCCAGTGACTTAAGAAAGCATAGGAGGAAGCTGCTG TCACCAGTGTCTCGGGAAGAGAACCGAGAGGATAAAGCCACCATAAAATGTGAgacttctcctccttcctcacccaGGACGCTGCAGCTAGAGAAGCTTGGCCACCCAGCCCTGAGCCAGGAAGAAGGCAAGAG TGCTTTGGAGGATCCAGGCAGCAAccccagcagcagcaacagcagccaGGACTCCTTGCACAAGGGCACCAAGCGCAAGGGCATCAAATCATCCATCGGCCGCCTGTttgggaagaaggagaaaggcaGGCTGATCCAGCTGAGCCAGGACGGAGCCACGGGCCATG TTCTGCTAATAGACTCTGAGCTCGGTCTGCAGGAGCCCATGGTACCTACCAAGCTGGGGACCCAGGCAGAAAAGGACCGGCGGCTGAAGAAGAA ACACCAGCTGCTTGAAGATGCCCGCAGAAAAGGAATGCCCTTTGCCCAGTGGGACGGCCCTACTGTGGTCTCCTGGCTAGAG CTCTGGGTGGGGATGCCTGCTTGGTATGTGGCAGCCTGCCGGGCCAACGTCAAGAGTGGGGCCATCATGTCAGCCCTCTCGGACACAGAGATCCAGCGGGAAATTGGCATCAGCAATGCCCTGCACCGGCTCAAGCTCCGGCTGGCTATCCAGGAGATGGTGTCGCTGACCAGCCCCTCTGCCCCGCCCACCTCCAGGACT TCTTCTGGGAATGTCTGGGTCACCCATGAAGAGATGGAAACTCTGGCAACATCCACTAAAACA ACCCTGGCCTATGGGGACATGAACCACGAGTGGATTGGGAACCAGTGGCTGCCCAGCCTGGGGCTCCCCCAGTACCGCAGCTACTTCATGGAGTGCCTTGTGGACGCTCGCATGCTGGATCACCTCACCAAGAAGGACCTGCGGGTCCACCTGAAGATGGTGGACAGCTTCCACCG AACCAGTCTTCAGTATGGCATCATGTGTCTGAAGAGGCTGAACTATGACCGGAAGGAGCTGGAGAAGAGGCGGGAAGAAAGCCAGCATGAGATCAAGG ATGTGCTGGTCTGGACCAATGACCAGGTGGTTCATTGGGTCCAGTCTATTGGGCTCCGGGACTATGCAGGAAACCTGCATGAGAGTGGTGTGCATGGTGCTCTGCTGGCCCTGGACGAGAACTTCGACCACAACACGTTGGCCCTGGTCCTCCAGATACCCACGCAGAATACCCAG GCACGCCAGGTGATGGAGAGAGAGTTCAACAACCTGTTGGCCTTAGGCACAGACCGGAAACTGGATGAT GGGGAGGACAAGGTGTTCCACCGCGCACCCTCCTGGAGGAAACGCTTCCGGCCGCGAGACCACCATGGCAGCGCCATGCTCAGCGCCATGCTCAGCGCCTCTGCCGAAGCGCTCCCGGTAGGCTTCCGCGTGTCCACCCTGGGGCCACTGCAGCCTCCACCGGCCCCGCCAAAGAAGATCATGCCTGAAG GCGCGGCCGGGAAGGCCCCACGGGCGAGCTGTGCGCGCACTAACCCGCCGCTCTGTGTTCTCCCGCGGCTGCCGACTCCTCCCAGCCGGGACGGCGGGGGCGCAGAGACTGGAGACCTCCACGGTTCGGACCTACTCCTGCTGACCCCGCCTCCCGCCCCGGGTCTGACGGGGCTGTGCCCGTGGCTCGGG caCACTCTCACTATCTCTACGGACACATGCTCTCCGCCTTCCGGGACTAGCTACAGCCCCCAAGGCCAGCTTCCTTCTGCTTGGTTTCACAGGCTCGGAGAGCCCTTAACCCTCCTGCTTGGTCCCCTTACTCCCACGGCTCCTAGTCTCATATCTCAGAATATACTGTCTACCCCCTAG
- the PPFIA4 gene encoding liprin-alpha-4 isoform X9, whose product MCEVMPTINEGDPLGSPHGTDADANFEQLMVNMLDEREKLLESLRENQETLAATQSRLQDALHERDQLQCHLNSALPQEFATLTRELSMCREQLLEREEEISDLKAERNNTRLLLEHLECLVSRHERSLRMTVVKRQAQSPSGVSSEVEVLKALKSLFVHHKALDEKVRERLRVALERVTTLEEQLAGAHQQVSALQQEAGVQDGVAEEEGTVEQGPKCLWKHDAGQVEELQELLEKQNFELSQARERLVTLTATVAELEEDLGTARRDLIKSEELSSKHQRDLREVSKGLGPTLSFWVQALAQKEDVEKRITTLEKRYLAAQREATSIHDLNNKLENELANKESLHHQCEEKAQHLQELLEVAEQKLQQTMRKAETLPEVEAELAQRIAALTKAEERHGSTEEHLRQLEGQLQEKNQELARVRQREKMNEDHGKRLSDTVDRLLSESNERLQLHLKERMAALEEKNTLIQELESSQRQIEERQHDKGRLSEEIEKLRQEVDQLKGRGGPFVDGIHSRAHIGSAADVRFSLSATAHAPQGLHRSYSALREESAKDWEPSPLPGVLVPTATPAFDSDPEISDVDEDEPGGLVGSVDVVSPSSHSDAQTLAMMLQEQLDAINEEIRMIQEEKESTELRAEEIETRVTSGSMEALNLTQLRKRGSIPTSLTALSLASASPLFSGRSTPKLTSRSATQDLDRMGVMTLPSDLRKHRRKLLDAAAREAWPPSPEPGRRQELWVGMPAWYVAACRANVKSGAIMSALSDTEIQREIGISNALHRLKLRLAIQEMVSLTSPSAPPTSRTSSGNVWVTHEEMETLATSTKTDSEEGSWAQTLAYGDMNHEWIGNQWLPSLGLPQYRSYFMECLVDARMLDHLTKKDLRVHLKMVDSFHRTSLQYGIMCLKRLNYDRKELEKRREESQHEIKDVLVWTNDQVVHWVQSIGLRDYAGNLHESGVHGALLALDENFDHNTLALVLQIPTQNTQARQVMEREFNNLLALGTDRKLDDGEDKVFHRAPSWRKRFRPRDHHGSAMLSAMLSASAEALPVGFRVSTLGPLQPPPAPPKKIMPEGAAGKAPRASCARTNPPLCVLPRLPTPPSRDGGGAETGDLHGSDLLLLTPPPAPGLTGLCPWLGHTLTISTDTCSPPSGTSYSPQGQLPSAWFHRLGEPLTLLLGPLTPTAPSLISQNILSTP is encoded by the exons GAATTTGCCACCTTAACCCGGGAGCTGAGTATGTGTCGGGAGCAGCTtctagagagggaggaagagatatCAGACCTGAAAGCAGAGCGGAATAACACGAGG TTGCTTCTGGAACATCTGGAGTGCCTAGTGTCCCGTCATGAGCGGTCACTGAGGATGACTGTGGTGAAGCGTCAGGCTCAGTCACCTTCAGGGGTTTCCAGTGAGGTGGAGGTGCTGAAGGCTCTCAAGTCACTGTTTGTGCACCACAAGGCCCTGGATGAGAAG GTGCGAGAGCGGCTCCGGGTGGCCCTGGAGAGAGTGACCACCTTGGAAGAGCAGTTGGCAGGTGCCCACCAGCAG GTGTCTGCCCTACAGCAGGAGGCAGGGGTTCAGGATGGAGTGGCAGAAGAGGAGGGGACTGTGGAACAGGGACCGAAATGCCTGTGGAAG CATGACGCGGGCCAGGTAGAAGAGCTGCAGGAGCTCCTGGAGAAGCAGAACTTTGAGTTGAGCCAGGCCCGGGAGCGACTGGTCACCCTGACAGCAACCGTGGCCGAACTTGAGGAGGACCTGGGCACGGCCCGCCGGGACCTTATCAAGTCGGAGGAGCTGAGCAGCAAACATCAGCGGGACCTCCGGGAAGTGAGCAAGGGCCTGGGCCCGACCCTATCTTTCTGGGTGCAG GCTCTAGCCCAGAAGGAGGACGTGGAGAAGCGAATAACCACACTGGAGAAGCGCTACCTGGCTGCTCAGCGTGAGGCCACATCGATTCATGACCTCAACAACAAACTGGAGAATGAGCTGGCCAATAAGGAGtccctgcaccaccag TGTGAGGAGAAAGCCCAGCATCTGCAGGAGCTACTGGAGGTAGCAGAGCAGAAACTGCAGCAGACGATGCGCAAGGCTGAGACGCTGCCAGAGGTGGAGGCTGAGCTGGCCCAGAGAATTGCAGCCCTCACCAAG GCTGAAGAGCGGCATGGCAGCACTGAGGAGCACCTGCGGCAGCTGGAGGGACAGCTGCAGGAAAAGAACCAAGAGCTGGCAAGG GTGCGCCAGCGGGAGAAGATGAACGAGGACCACGGCAAGCGACTGTCAGACACCGTGGACCGACTGCTTAGCGAGTCGAATGAGCGCCTGCAGCTCCACCTCAAGGAGCGCATGGCGGCCCTGGAGGAGAAG AACACACTGATCCAAGAGCTGGAGAGCTCCCAGCGGCAGATTGAAGAGCGGCAGCATGACAAG GGCCGCCTGTCTGAAGAGATTGAGAAGCTGCGCCAAGAGGTGGACCAGCTGAAGGGTCGAGGAGGGCCATTTGTGGATGGCATCCACTCCAG GGCGCACATAGGCAGTGCAGCAGATGTGCGGTTCTCCCTGAGCGCAACCGCCCACGCACCTCAAGGTCTGCATCGTTCCTACTCAGCACTGCGGGAAGAGTCTGCCAAG GACTGGGAGCCATCTCCACTGCCTGGGGTGCTGGTCcccacagccacccctgcctTTGACAGTGACCCTGAGATCTCTGATGTGGATGAGGATGAGCCAGGGGGTCTGGTGGGCTCCGTGGACGTTGTCTCCCCCAGCAGCCACTCAGACGCCCAGACCCTGGCCATGATGCTGCAGGAGCAGCTGGATGCTATCAACGAGGAGATCAG GATGATCCAGGAAGAGAAGGAGTCCACAGAGCTCCGTGCTGAGGAGATTGAGACACGAGTGACTAGTGGCAGCATGGAGGCCCTAAATCTGACCCAGCTGCGCAAACGTGGTTCCATCCCCACCTCTCTGACTGCCCTGTCCCTGGCCAGCGCATCCCCTCTGTTCAGCGGCCGCTCCACACCTAAGCTTACTTCCCGCAGTGCTACCCAGGACCTGGACCGAATGGGGGTCATGACCTTG CCCAGTGACTTAAGAAAGCATAGGAGGAAGCTGCTG GACGCTGCAGCTAGAGAAGCTTGGCCACCCAGCCCTGAGCCAGGAAGAAGGCAAGAG CTCTGGGTGGGGATGCCTGCTTGGTATGTGGCAGCCTGCCGGGCCAACGTCAAGAGTGGGGCCATCATGTCAGCCCTCTCGGACACAGAGATCCAGCGGGAAATTGGCATCAGCAATGCCCTGCACCGGCTCAAGCTCCGGCTGGCTATCCAGGAGATGGTGTCGCTGACCAGCCCCTCTGCCCCGCCCACCTCCAGGACT TCTTCTGGGAATGTCTGGGTCACCCATGAAGAGATGGAAACTCTGGCAACATCCACTAAAACA GACAGTGAGGAGGGCAGCTGGGCTCAG ACCCTGGCCTATGGGGACATGAACCACGAGTGGATTGGGAACCAGTGGCTGCCCAGCCTGGGGCTCCCCCAGTACCGCAGCTACTTCATGGAGTGCCTTGTGGACGCTCGCATGCTGGATCACCTCACCAAGAAGGACCTGCGGGTCCACCTGAAGATGGTGGACAGCTTCCACCG AACCAGTCTTCAGTATGGCATCATGTGTCTGAAGAGGCTGAACTATGACCGGAAGGAGCTGGAGAAGAGGCGGGAAGAAAGCCAGCATGAGATCAAGG ATGTGCTGGTCTGGACCAATGACCAGGTGGTTCATTGGGTCCAGTCTATTGGGCTCCGGGACTATGCAGGAAACCTGCATGAGAGTGGTGTGCATGGTGCTCTGCTGGCCCTGGACGAGAACTTCGACCACAACACGTTGGCCCTGGTCCTCCAGATACCCACGCAGAATACCCAG GCACGCCAGGTGATGGAGAGAGAGTTCAACAACCTGTTGGCCTTAGGCACAGACCGGAAACTGGATGAT GGGGAGGACAAGGTGTTCCACCGCGCACCCTCCTGGAGGAAACGCTTCCGGCCGCGAGACCACCATGGCAGCGCCATGCTCAGCGCCATGCTCAGCGCCTCTGCCGAAGCGCTCCCGGTAGGCTTCCGCGTGTCCACCCTGGGGCCACTGCAGCCTCCACCGGCCCCGCCAAAGAAGATCATGCCTGAAG GCGCGGCCGGGAAGGCCCCACGGGCGAGCTGTGCGCGCACTAACCCGCCGCTCTGTGTTCTCCCGCGGCTGCCGACTCCTCCCAGCCGGGACGGCGGGGGCGCAGAGACTGGAGACCTCCACGGTTCGGACCTACTCCTGCTGACCCCGCCTCCCGCCCCGGGTCTGACGGGGCTGTGCCCGTGGCTCGGG caCACTCTCACTATCTCTACGGACACATGCTCTCCGCCTTCCGGGACTAGCTACAGCCCCCAAGGCCAGCTTCCTTCTGCTTGGTTTCACAGGCTCGGAGAGCCCTTAACCCTCCTGCTTGGTCCCCTTACTCCCACGGCTCCTAGTCTCATATCTCAGAATATACTGTCTACCCCCTAG
- the PPFIA4 gene encoding liprin-alpha-4 isoform X1 has protein sequence MCEVMPTINEGDPLGSPHGTDADANFEQLMVNMLDEREKLLESLRENQETLAATQSRLQDALHERDQLQCHLNSALPQEFATLTRELSMCREQLLEREEEISDLKAERNNTRLLLEHLECLVSRHERSLRMTVVKRQAQSPSGVSSEVEVLKALKSLFVHHKALDEKVRERLRVALERVTTLEEQLAGAHQQVSALQQEAGVQDGVAEEEGTVEQGPKCLWKHDAGQVEELQELLEKQNFELSQARERLVTLTATVAELEEDLGTARRDLIKSEELSSKHQRDLREVSKGLGPTLSFWVQALAQKEDVEKRITTLEKRYLAAQREATSIHDLNNKLENELANKESLHHQCEEKAQHLQELLEVAEQKLQQTMRKAETLPEVEAELAQRIAALTKAEERHGSTEEHLRQLEGQLQEKNQELARVRQREKMNEDHGKRLSDTVDRLLSESNERLQLHLKERMAALEEKNTLIQELESSQRQIEERQHDKGRLSEEIEKLRQEVDQLKGRGGPFVDGIHSRAHIGSAADVRFSLSATAHAPQGLHRSYSALREESAKDWEPSPLPGVLVPTATPAFDSDPEISDVDEDEPGGLVGSVDVVSPSSHSDAQTLAMMLQEQLDAINEEIRMIQEEKESTELRAEEIETRVTSGSMEALNLTQLRKRGSIPTSLTALSLASASPLFSGRSTPKLTSRSATQDLDRMGVMTLPSDLRKHRRKLLSPVSREENREDKATIKCETSPPSSPRTLQLEKLGHPALSQEEGKSALEDPGSNPSSSNSSQDSLHKGTKRKGIKSSIGRLFGKKEKGRLIQLSQDGATGHVLLIDSELGLQEPMVPTKLGTQAEKDRRLKKKHQLLEDARRKGMPFAQWDGPTVVSWLELWVGMPAWYVAACRANVKSGAIMSALSDTEIQREIGISNALHRLKLRLAIQEMVSLTSPSAPPTSRTSSGNVWVTHEEMETLATSTKTDSEEGSWAQTLAYGDMNHEWIGNQWLPSLGLPQYRSYFMECLVDARMLDHLTKKDLRVHLKMVDSFHRTSLQYGIMCLKRLNYDRKELEKRREESQHEIKDVLVWTNDQVVHWVQSIGLRDYAGNLHESGVHGALLALDENFDHNTLALVLQIPTQNTQARQVMEREFNNLLALGTDRKLDDGEDKVFHRAPSWRKRFRPRDHHGSAMLSAMLSASAEALPVGFRVSTLGPLQPPPAPPKKIMPEGAAGKAPRASCARTNPPLCVLPRLPTPPSRDGGGAETGDLHGSDLLLLTPPPAPGLTGLCPWLGHTLTISTDTCSPPSGTSYSPQGQLPSAWFHRLGEPLTLLLGPLTPTAPSLISQNILSTP, from the exons GAATTTGCCACCTTAACCCGGGAGCTGAGTATGTGTCGGGAGCAGCTtctagagagggaggaagagatatCAGACCTGAAAGCAGAGCGGAATAACACGAGG TTGCTTCTGGAACATCTGGAGTGCCTAGTGTCCCGTCATGAGCGGTCACTGAGGATGACTGTGGTGAAGCGTCAGGCTCAGTCACCTTCAGGGGTTTCCAGTGAGGTGGAGGTGCTGAAGGCTCTCAAGTCACTGTTTGTGCACCACAAGGCCCTGGATGAGAAG GTGCGAGAGCGGCTCCGGGTGGCCCTGGAGAGAGTGACCACCTTGGAAGAGCAGTTGGCAGGTGCCCACCAGCAG GTGTCTGCCCTACAGCAGGAGGCAGGGGTTCAGGATGGAGTGGCAGAAGAGGAGGGGACTGTGGAACAGGGACCGAAATGCCTGTGGAAG CATGACGCGGGCCAGGTAGAAGAGCTGCAGGAGCTCCTGGAGAAGCAGAACTTTGAGTTGAGCCAGGCCCGGGAGCGACTGGTCACCCTGACAGCAACCGTGGCCGAACTTGAGGAGGACCTGGGCACGGCCCGCCGGGACCTTATCAAGTCGGAGGAGCTGAGCAGCAAACATCAGCGGGACCTCCGGGAAGTGAGCAAGGGCCTGGGCCCGACCCTATCTTTCTGGGTGCAG GCTCTAGCCCAGAAGGAGGACGTGGAGAAGCGAATAACCACACTGGAGAAGCGCTACCTGGCTGCTCAGCGTGAGGCCACATCGATTCATGACCTCAACAACAAACTGGAGAATGAGCTGGCCAATAAGGAGtccctgcaccaccag TGTGAGGAGAAAGCCCAGCATCTGCAGGAGCTACTGGAGGTAGCAGAGCAGAAACTGCAGCAGACGATGCGCAAGGCTGAGACGCTGCCAGAGGTGGAGGCTGAGCTGGCCCAGAGAATTGCAGCCCTCACCAAG GCTGAAGAGCGGCATGGCAGCACTGAGGAGCACCTGCGGCAGCTGGAGGGACAGCTGCAGGAAAAGAACCAAGAGCTGGCAAGG GTGCGCCAGCGGGAGAAGATGAACGAGGACCACGGCAAGCGACTGTCAGACACCGTGGACCGACTGCTTAGCGAGTCGAATGAGCGCCTGCAGCTCCACCTCAAGGAGCGCATGGCGGCCCTGGAGGAGAAG AACACACTGATCCAAGAGCTGGAGAGCTCCCAGCGGCAGATTGAAGAGCGGCAGCATGACAAG GGCCGCCTGTCTGAAGAGATTGAGAAGCTGCGCCAAGAGGTGGACCAGCTGAAGGGTCGAGGAGGGCCATTTGTGGATGGCATCCACTCCAG GGCGCACATAGGCAGTGCAGCAGATGTGCGGTTCTCCCTGAGCGCAACCGCCCACGCACCTCAAGGTCTGCATCGTTCCTACTCAGCACTGCGGGAAGAGTCTGCCAAG GACTGGGAGCCATCTCCACTGCCTGGGGTGCTGGTCcccacagccacccctgcctTTGACAGTGACCCTGAGATCTCTGATGTGGATGAGGATGAGCCAGGGGGTCTGGTGGGCTCCGTGGACGTTGTCTCCCCCAGCAGCCACTCAGACGCCCAGACCCTGGCCATGATGCTGCAGGAGCAGCTGGATGCTATCAACGAGGAGATCAG GATGATCCAGGAAGAGAAGGAGTCCACAGAGCTCCGTGCTGAGGAGATTGAGACACGAGTGACTAGTGGCAGCATGGAGGCCCTAAATCTGACCCAGCTGCGCAAACGTGGTTCCATCCCCACCTCTCTGACTGCCCTGTCCCTGGCCAGCGCATCCCCTCTGTTCAGCGGCCGCTCCACACCTAAGCTTACTTCCCGCAGTGCTACCCAGGACCTGGACCGAATGGGGGTCATGACCTTG CCCAGTGACTTAAGAAAGCATAGGAGGAAGCTGCTG TCACCAGTGTCTCGGGAAGAGAACCGAGAGGATAAAGCCACCATAAAATGTGAgacttctcctccttcctcacccaGGACGCTGCAGCTAGAGAAGCTTGGCCACCCAGCCCTGAGCCAGGAAGAAGGCAAGAG TGCTTTGGAGGATCCAGGCAGCAAccccagcagcagcaacagcagccaGGACTCCTTGCACAAGGGCACCAAGCGCAAGGGCATCAAATCATCCATCGGCCGCCTGTttgggaagaaggagaaaggcaGGCTGATCCAGCTGAGCCAGGACGGAGCCACGGGCCATG TTCTGCTAATAGACTCTGAGCTCGGTCTGCAGGAGCCCATGGTACCTACCAAGCTGGGGACCCAGGCAGAAAAGGACCGGCGGCTGAAGAAGAA ACACCAGCTGCTTGAAGATGCCCGCAGAAAAGGAATGCCCTTTGCCCAGTGGGACGGCCCTACTGTGGTCTCCTGGCTAGAG CTCTGGGTGGGGATGCCTGCTTGGTATGTGGCAGCCTGCCGGGCCAACGTCAAGAGTGGGGCCATCATGTCAGCCCTCTCGGACACAGAGATCCAGCGGGAAATTGGCATCAGCAATGCCCTGCACCGGCTCAAGCTCCGGCTGGCTATCCAGGAGATGGTGTCGCTGACCAGCCCCTCTGCCCCGCCCACCTCCAGGACT TCTTCTGGGAATGTCTGGGTCACCCATGAAGAGATGGAAACTCTGGCAACATCCACTAAAACA GACAGTGAGGAGGGCAGCTGGGCTCAG ACCCTGGCCTATGGGGACATGAACCACGAGTGGATTGGGAACCAGTGGCTGCCCAGCCTGGGGCTCCCCCAGTACCGCAGCTACTTCATGGAGTGCCTTGTGGACGCTCGCATGCTGGATCACCTCACCAAGAAGGACCTGCGGGTCCACCTGAAGATGGTGGACAGCTTCCACCG AACCAGTCTTCAGTATGGCATCATGTGTCTGAAGAGGCTGAACTATGACCGGAAGGAGCTGGAGAAGAGGCGGGAAGAAAGCCAGCATGAGATCAAGG ATGTGCTGGTCTGGACCAATGACCAGGTGGTTCATTGGGTCCAGTCTATTGGGCTCCGGGACTATGCAGGAAACCTGCATGAGAGTGGTGTGCATGGTGCTCTGCTGGCCCTGGACGAGAACTTCGACCACAACACGTTGGCCCTGGTCCTCCAGATACCCACGCAGAATACCCAG GCACGCCAGGTGATGGAGAGAGAGTTCAACAACCTGTTGGCCTTAGGCACAGACCGGAAACTGGATGAT GGGGAGGACAAGGTGTTCCACCGCGCACCCTCCTGGAGGAAACGCTTCCGGCCGCGAGACCACCATGGCAGCGCCATGCTCAGCGCCATGCTCAGCGCCTCTGCCGAAGCGCTCCCGGTAGGCTTCCGCGTGTCCACCCTGGGGCCACTGCAGCCTCCACCGGCCCCGCCAAAGAAGATCATGCCTGAAG GCGCGGCCGGGAAGGCCCCACGGGCGAGCTGTGCGCGCACTAACCCGCCGCTCTGTGTTCTCCCGCGGCTGCCGACTCCTCCCAGCCGGGACGGCGGGGGCGCAGAGACTGGAGACCTCCACGGTTCGGACCTACTCCTGCTGACCCCGCCTCCCGCCCCGGGTCTGACGGGGCTGTGCCCGTGGCTCGGG caCACTCTCACTATCTCTACGGACACATGCTCTCCGCCTTCCGGGACTAGCTACAGCCCCCAAGGCCAGCTTCCTTCTGCTTGGTTTCACAGGCTCGGAGAGCCCTTAACCCTCCTGCTTGGTCCCCTTACTCCCACGGCTCCTAGTCTCATATCTCAGAATATACTGTCTACCCCCTAG